In Dunckerocampus dactyliophorus isolate RoL2022-P2 chromosome 14, RoL_Ddac_1.1, whole genome shotgun sequence, one DNA window encodes the following:
- the six3a gene encoding homeobox protein SIX3a: MVFRSPLELYPSHFFLPNFADRPLLLANSAPAARSPEDLSMFQLPTLNFSPEQVASVCETLEETGDIERLGRFLWSLPVAPGACEAINKHESILRARAVVAFHTGNFRDLYHILENHKFTKDSHGKLQAMWLEAHYQEAEKLRGRPLGPVDKYRVRKKFPLPRTIWDGEQKTHCFKERTRSLLREWYLQDPYPNPSKKRELAQATGLTPTQVGNWFKNRRQRDRAAAAKNRLQHQAIGPAGMRSLSEAGLTPHSSAESPSTAASPTTSVSSMTERVDTGTSILSVTSSDSECDV, from the exons ATGGTTTTCCGATCGCCTTTAGAGCTTTAtccctcccatttcttcctGCCAAACTTCGCTGATCGCCCCCTGCTCCTGGCGAACAGCGCGCCAGCTGCCCGGTCCCCGGAAGACTTGTCCATGTTCCAGCTACCCACACTCAACTTCTCCCCGGAGCAGGTGGCGAGCGTCTGCGAGACGCTGGAGGAGACCGGGGACATCGAGCGGCTGGGTCGCTTCCTCTGGTCCCTGCCCGTGGCCCCCGGAGCGTGCGAGGCCATCAACAAGCATGAGTCCATCCTGCGCGCCCGGGCCGTGGTGGCCTTCCATACGGGCAACTTCAGGGACCTCTACCACATCCTGGAGAACCACAAGTTCACCAAGGACTCGCACGGCAAGCTGCAAGCCATGTGGCTGGAGGCGCACTACCAGGAGGCCGAGAAACTCCGCGGACGCCCGCTGGGTCCCGTGGACAAGTACCGGGTGAGGAAGAAGTTCCCGCTGCCTCGGACCATCTGGGACGGCGAGCAGAAGACGCACTGTTTCAAGGAGCGGACGCGGAGCCTGCTCAGGGAGTGGTACCTGCAGGACCCCTATCCGAATCCCAGCAAGAAAAGGGAACTGGCTCAAGCCACTGGACTCACTCCCACACAGGTCGGCAACTGGTTTAAGAACCGGAGGCAACGAGACAGAGCCGCGGCGGCAAAGAACAG GCTCCAGCACCAAGCAATAGGACCCGCCGGCATGAGGTCCCTCTCGGAGGCCGGCCTCACCCCTCACAGCTCGGCGGAGTCGCCCTCCACCGCGGCCAGCCCCACCACCAGCGTGTCCAGTATGACGGAGCGAGTCGACACCGGGACCTCCATTCTGTCCGTCACCTCCAGTGACTCGGAGTGCGACGTATGA